From Caulobacter segnis, a single genomic window includes:
- a CDS encoding NAD(P)/FAD-dependent oxidoreductase has translation MHYDIVIVGGGAGGLELASRLGRRLGGRHGKRRVLLIDRSSFHIWKPTLHEVAAGTLDVHQEGVSYSILGRSNGFNFLLGELATFDPTAKRLTLKAIIDEDGQILAPERAITFTYGVLAIGSGSNLFGTPGAEQAHLLERTEDAEAFHARLLAAFTKASFSTERIMRVAIVGGGATGVELSAELIEAHRELLDSLGDEQRFRLDITVVEAAPRILGALPQKIADKATLALERKGVTVKTDAKVLAVHADRLETSQGDIPADLIVWAAGVKAAEANAGFGLETNRGNQFVVNDRLETSAPDIWALGDCAAAPWKDGKTVPARAQAAHQQASYLERAIIARLHQGRLDRPFVYRDFGSLVSLGDHKGVGSLMGGLGGPNFFVEGLLAKWAYMSLHLDHHRAILGVGRTATLALARLLQQRVSGRLKLH, from the coding sequence ATGCACTACGACATCGTCATCGTCGGCGGGGGAGCCGGCGGACTAGAACTAGCGTCGCGACTGGGGCGCCGCCTCGGCGGTCGGCACGGAAAACGTCGGGTTCTGCTGATCGATCGCTCCAGCTTCCACATCTGGAAGCCGACCCTGCATGAGGTCGCGGCCGGCACCCTGGACGTCCACCAGGAAGGCGTCTCTTACTCGATCCTGGGCCGCTCGAACGGCTTCAACTTCCTCCTGGGCGAGCTGGCGACCTTCGATCCGACCGCCAAACGCCTGACCCTGAAGGCGATCATCGACGAGGATGGTCAGATCCTGGCGCCCGAGCGGGCCATCACCTTCACCTACGGCGTTCTGGCCATAGGCAGCGGCTCGAACCTGTTCGGCACGCCCGGCGCCGAGCAAGCGCACCTCCTGGAGCGCACCGAGGACGCGGAAGCGTTCCACGCTCGCCTGCTGGCGGCCTTCACCAAGGCCTCGTTCTCCACCGAGCGGATCATGCGCGTCGCCATCGTCGGCGGCGGGGCCACGGGCGTGGAGCTGTCGGCTGAGCTGATCGAAGCGCATCGCGAACTGCTGGACAGCCTGGGCGATGAACAGCGCTTCCGCCTGGATATCACCGTGGTCGAGGCCGCGCCGCGCATCCTGGGCGCCCTGCCGCAGAAGATCGCCGACAAGGCGACGCTGGCGTTGGAGCGCAAGGGCGTGACCGTGAAGACCGACGCCAAGGTGCTGGCCGTCCATGCCGATCGGCTCGAGACCAGCCAGGGGGACATCCCCGCCGATCTGATCGTCTGGGCTGCGGGCGTGAAGGCGGCCGAGGCCAATGCGGGCTTCGGCCTGGAGACCAACCGCGGCAACCAATTCGTGGTCAACGATCGCCTGGAGACCTCGGCGCCGGACATCTGGGCTCTGGGCGACTGCGCCGCGGCGCCCTGGAAGGACGGCAAGACCGTGCCCGCCCGCGCCCAGGCCGCGCATCAGCAAGCCAGCTATCTGGAACGCGCCATCATCGCCCGTCTGCATCAAGGCCGGCTGGACAGGCCCTTCGTGTATCGTGATTTCGGTTCGCTGGTCTCGCTGGGCGATCACAAGGGCGTCGGCTCGCTGATGGGCGGATTGGGCGGTCCGAACTTCTTCGTCGAAGGCCTTCTCGCGAAATGGGCCTACATGTCCCTGCACCTGGATCACCACCGGGCGATCCTGGGCGTCGGCCGCACGGCGACCCTGGCGCTGGCGCGGTTGCTGCAGCAGCGCGTGTCGGGTCGGCTGAAGCTGCACTAA
- a CDS encoding alpha/beta hydrolase, translated as MPDVILTGASGRIEGRYSPGKTETAPIALILHPHPKAGGHMNHPVAVQLYHLFMKRGFATLRFNFRGVGRSQGEFDAGIGELADAATALDWLQTSNPAASQTWVAGFDFGAYIGMQLLMRRPETDGFISVSPPTNMYDFSFLAPCPASGLFLTGSADTITPPVEVERVVTKLRTQKGITIDYEVIDKATHFWAEHLPSVEKSVSDYLDKRLAENPI; from the coding sequence ATGCCTGATGTGATTTTGACCGGCGCGTCCGGGCGGATCGAAGGTCGCTACTCTCCGGGCAAGACCGAAACGGCGCCGATCGCGCTGATCCTGCATCCCCACCCCAAGGCCGGCGGTCACATGAACCACCCGGTGGCCGTGCAGCTGTACCACCTGTTCATGAAGCGTGGTTTCGCGACCCTCCGCTTCAACTTCCGCGGCGTGGGCCGCAGCCAGGGCGAGTTCGACGCCGGCATCGGCGAGCTGGCCGACGCGGCCACGGCGCTGGACTGGCTGCAGACCTCCAACCCCGCCGCCAGCCAGACCTGGGTCGCCGGCTTCGACTTCGGCGCCTATATCGGCATGCAACTGCTGATGCGCCGCCCGGAGACCGACGGCTTCATCTCGGTGTCGCCGCCGACCAACATGTACGACTTCAGCTTCCTGGCCCCCTGCCCGGCCTCGGGTCTGTTCCTGACGGGCTCGGCCGACACCATCACCCCGCCGGTCGAGGTGGAGCGCGTGGTCACCAAGCTGCGCACCCAGAAGGGCATCACGATCGACTACGAGGTCATCGACAAGGCCACCCACTTCTGGGCCGAGCACCTGCCCAGCGTCGAGAAGAGCGTCAGCGACTATCTCGACAAGCGCCTGGCGGAAAACCCGATCTAG
- a CDS encoding DUF6624 domain-containing protein, with translation MIGLLMAALLGGAQPSPLSPQATALIAPVRQALDAERKAQTALPPPASDAEKLERMGRMDQVGRRVLTGIDLTVLPLQERDPASKAMWAPIKEIDAENQKALLAMTPPEGWFLKSRYGARASQAAFNIVQHSDLSLWRRFVPVLEPLVTTGEVEGQSYGLMYDRLAINEGRPQRYGSQMTCKDGKYVVDRLEAPEQVDARRKAMGFPQTLAEYEAIFAQYPPCT, from the coding sequence ATGATCGGATTGCTGATGGCGGCCCTCTTAGGCGGCGCCCAACCGTCGCCCCTGAGCCCGCAGGCGACAGCGTTGATCGCGCCGGTGCGGCAGGCCTTGGACGCCGAGCGCAAGGCCCAGACGGCCTTGCCGCCTCCAGCGAGCGACGCGGAGAAGCTGGAGCGCATGGGGCGTATGGACCAGGTCGGTCGCCGCGTGCTGACCGGCATAGATCTTACGGTCCTGCCGCTGCAGGAAAGAGACCCAGCCAGCAAGGCCATGTGGGCTCCGATCAAGGAGATCGACGCCGAGAACCAGAAGGCTCTTTTGGCCATGACGCCGCCCGAGGGCTGGTTTCTGAAAAGCCGCTATGGCGCCCGGGCCTCACAGGCGGCCTTCAACATCGTCCAGCACTCGGACTTGTCGCTCTGGCGTCGCTTCGTCCCCGTTCTGGAGCCCCTGGTCACTACCGGGGAGGTGGAGGGGCAGAGCTACGGTCTCATGTACGACCGGCTGGCGATCAACGAAGGCCGTCCTCAGCGCTATGGCAGTCAAATGACCTGCAAGGACGGCAAGTACGTGGTCGATCGACTGGAGGCGCCCGAGCAGGTGGACGCAAGGCGAAAAGCCATGGGCTTTCCGCAGACACTCGCCGAATATGAAGCCATCTTCGCGCAGTACCCGCCCTGCACCTGA
- a CDS encoding Rrf2 family transcriptional regulator has translation MRLSTKGRYAVMAMTDLAKRQDESEGRAVALAEIASRQQISLSYLEQLFARLRRKGLVISARGPGGGYRLAKASTETFISDIVLAVDEPLRATRCGLSKNQAKGCMAGGERCMTHGLWEEMGRQIHGYLASVSVADVLKGELRPARPLEIAAE, from the coding sequence ATGCGCCTGAGCACCAAGGGACGATACGCGGTCATGGCGATGACCGACCTGGCCAAGCGCCAGGACGAAAGCGAGGGCCGCGCCGTGGCCCTGGCCGAGATCGCTTCGCGTCAACAGATCTCGCTTTCCTACCTGGAGCAGCTGTTCGCGCGCTTGCGCCGCAAGGGCCTGGTGATCAGCGCCCGCGGGCCCGGCGGCGGCTATCGGCTGGCCAAGGCGTCCACCGAGACCTTCATCTCCGACATCGTGCTGGCGGTCGACGAGCCCCTTCGCGCCACCCGCTGCGGCCTGTCCAAGAACCAGGCCAAGGGCTGCATGGCCGGCGGTGAGCGCTGCATGACCCACGGCCTGTGGGAAGAGATGGGCCGCCAGATCCATGGCTACCTGGCCAGCGTGTCGGTCGCCGACGTGCTGAAGGGCGAACTTCGCCCCGCTCGCCCGCTGGAGATCGCGGCCGAGTGA